TGGTCATGGGCGCGGCCATTGGGCAATAGCTCGGCAGCGGGAGGGACCGTGAAAACGGTTCGATGGGAACTGTAGGACGGATTCTCACCGATTTCCTAGGGTATTCCCGCGTTCTCGTGTGGGGCGGGAATTGCGACCGAGCAGCAATTGCCGAGGCAATTTGATGCCAATCCTGGCCTCCGAAATCGCGCCTGCAGCGAGTTCTCGTGCCAGAACATGAGAGATATGTGATCGCTTTTCATAATGATCTCATCAGCGCCGGTCGCGCATCGACGATATTTGCCCGTCCGGGTGTCGAATCACTCATAAATGGTCGCTCGCGCTTCCTCGGGGCGGTCAACCGAAGCGAATTCGCGCGCGAGGCGCCCATGCTGCGGCTCTTAACGCTCCCGTTCCGCTACCTGTGGGCGCTCCCGGTAACCCTGCTGGGGGTGCCGGTGGTCCCACTCACACTCGTGACTGGTGGCCGCGTGCGTGTTGAACGCGGCGCGCTGGAGGTCTACGGCGGGTTCGCCCGGTTCTTCCTGCTCCGGTGTCTGGTGATCAAGGCTTCGGCGATGTGTCTGGGGCACATCATCCTGGGTCAGGACCGCGAGAGCCTCGACCACTCGCGCGACCACGAGCACGTTCACGTGCGCCAGTGCGAGCGCTGGGGGGCGTTCATCGTCCCGGCATACCTGCTGTCCAGCTTCCTGGCGTGGCGCCGCGGGGGGCACTTCTACTTCGACAACCGGTTCGAGCGCGAGGCCTACGGTTTGGACCGCTGAGCAAAAGCAGGGATCGTGCCGTTGGAAATGATTTCGAGAGGAAACTCGATGTTGTTCATGGTTATCGAGCGGTTCAAGAACCGCGATCCCGTGCCTATCTATCAGCGGGTCCGCGAATCGGGGCGCTCGCTCCCCGACGGGCTGCGGTTCGTGAACAGTTGGATCGAGGTCAACTTCGACCGCTGTTTTCAGTTGATGGAGTGTGCCGACGCTCGACTGTTGATGCAGTGGATTTTGCAGTGGCGGGATCTGGTTGAGTTTGAAGTGGTCCCGGTCTGTCCGTCTCAAGAAACGCGCGAGTTAGTTGCGGGGCCGGGCGACCGACCGGTGTGATCTACTGGTGAGAAGCCGCACACCACGTGTGCGGAACCGCTCACGTGGTGGCACACTGATCGGTCGAGGGCTGTTCGACAACGGTCACACACCGCCGACGGTGACCGGGATTTCGAGTTCGTTCGGGTACCGCTGGACCTTCACCGTGACCGTAGCGCCCGGTTGCAATTCGCGCACGACGCGCTCGTAGTCCTCGACGTTGTCGATCGTCTGCCCGTTAATGGCAACGATGAGGTCGCCGGGTTGAGTCACGGCCCCGCGCTGGCCGAAGACGCAGCCGCGTAGCCCGGCGCTCTCGGCCGGCCCTTTCGGGACGAGCCGCTCGATCATGACGCCGTGGTCGTAACGTGCCTGACGCAGCCGGCGCTCGTCGATCAGTTTCACGCCCAGATCCGGCCGGAGCGAGCGCCCCGACTGGATCAGTTCGGTCACCACGCGGTTCACCGTGTCGACCGGGATCGAGAATCCGATGCCCACGTTCCCGCCGTTGGGGGTCGCGATCGAGGTGTTCACACCAATCAACCGCCCCGTTTTGTCGAGCAACGGGCCGCCGCTGTTTCCGGGGTTGATGGCCGCGTCCGTTTGAATCACCTTCGGGATCTTGATCCCGCTCGGTGACTCGATGATGCGGTTCAGCGAGCTAATCAGCCCCTTCGTCATGGTCAGGCTCAGCCCGAACGGGTTACCGATCGCGTAGGCCTTTTGGCCCACTTTCAGATCGTTCGACGTCCCGACCGTGATGGGCTTCAGTTTGTCCTTCGGGGCCGAGATCTGGATGACCGCGAGGTCGCTGTCCTCGGCCGTTCCGAGCAGCACCGCGCTGTACGCGGTACGGTCCGCGAGAACCACACGCAGTTCCGTGTTGGGCTTCTTTCGCACCTCCGCGACCACGTGGTAGTTCGTCACGATGCGGCCGGACGTGTCCCAGATGAAGCCCGACCCGCCGCTGGTCTGGAGTTCGGTGGCTTGTTCGTCCCACCGGCCCTGTTTCACCATCACGACATCTACGTTCACGACGGAATCTTTGACGGTCTCGAAAAGTGTAACCGCTTCGTTCTCTTCGGGATCGAGCGGGG
This region of Gemmata massiliana genomic DNA includes:
- a CDS encoding DUF3303 domain-containing protein codes for the protein MLFMVIERFKNRDPVPIYQRVRESGRSLPDGLRFVNSWIEVNFDRCFQLMECADARLLMQWILQWRDLVEFEVVPVCPSQETRELVAGPGDRPV
- a CDS encoding S1C family serine protease yields the protein MREYELDDRYDDDRDDRRPRPSPRNRYDRPEPARGPAWYGMFLVTGVLLGAVGLWGGSHLVNKFRGERPGLDPNAQLRTTVPAAPLDPEENEAVTLFETVKDSVVNVDVVMVKQGRWDEQATELQTSGGSGFIWDTSGRIVTNYHVVAEVRKKPNTELRVVLADRTAYSAVLLGTAEDSDLAVIQISAPKDKLKPITVGTSNDLKVGQKAYAIGNPFGLSLTMTKGLISSLNRIIESPSGIKIPKVIQTDAAINPGNSGGPLLDKTGRLIGVNTSIATPNGGNVGIGFSIPVDTVNRVVTELIQSGRSLRPDLGVKLIDERRLRQARYDHGVMIERLVPKGPAESAGLRGCVFGQRGAVTQPGDLIVAINGQTIDNVEDYERVVRELQPGATVTVKVQRYPNELEIPVTVGGV